From the genome of Ignavibacteriales bacterium, one region includes:
- the sucC gene encoding ADP-forming succinate--CoA ligase subunit beta, translating into MKIHEYQAKEILRKFNVPVPTGKVAFSIEEAVQAAQEIGGSIWVVKAQIHAGGRGKGGGVKLARSIDEVKELASQILGMNLITHQTGPEGKTVKRLLIEQGIDIDRELYVGITLDRAKSKNVLMVSTEGGVEIEKVAAENPEKILKETIEPEVGLQVYQARNLAFGLGLTENQNKNAVKFLMALYKAYEATDASLAEINPLVVTKAGEVIALDAKMNFDDNALYRHPELVAMRDLDEEDPLEIEASKYNLNYIKLDGNVGCMVNGAGLAMATMDIIKLAGGEPANFLDVGGSANKETVSNGFKIILSDPNVKAILINIFGGIVRCDRVAQGVIDAVKEVQITMPIVVRLEGTNAIEARELLATSGLNFEVAKSLKDAAEKVTAVLN; encoded by the coding sequence ATGAAAATTCACGAATATCAGGCAAAAGAAATTTTAAGAAAATTTAATGTGCCAGTTCCAACCGGAAAAGTAGCTTTTTCAATAGAAGAAGCAGTGCAGGCAGCGCAGGAAATTGGTGGAAGCATCTGGGTAGTTAAGGCGCAGATTCACGCCGGCGGACGCGGTAAAGGCGGCGGTGTTAAGCTTGCAAGAAGTATCGATGAAGTAAAAGAATTGGCGAGCCAGATATTGGGAATGAATTTAATAACTCACCAAACTGGTCCCGAAGGTAAAACAGTTAAACGTCTTTTAATTGAACAAGGAATAGACATCGACCGCGAACTTTATGTTGGAATTACTTTAGATCGTGCTAAATCTAAAAATGTGTTGATGGTTTCCACAGAAGGCGGAGTAGAAATTGAAAAAGTTGCTGCTGAAAATCCAGAAAAGATTTTGAAAGAAACAATTGAACCTGAAGTGGGATTGCAGGTTTATCAGGCAAGAAATCTTGCTTTTGGACTTGGATTAACAGAAAACCAAAATAAAAATGCTGTAAAGTTTTTAATGGCACTTTACAAAGCTTATGAAGCAACTGATGCATCGCTGGCGGAGATAAATCCTTTAGTAGTTACAAAAGCTGGAGAAGTGATTGCACTTGATGCTAAAATGAATTTCGATGACAATGCGCTCTATCGACATCCGGAACTTGTAGCTATGCGAGACCTGGATGAAGAAGATCCATTGGAAATTGAAGCTTCCAAATACAATCTTAACTACATTAAACTTGATGGCAACGTTGGCTGTATGGTTAACGGTGCAGGACTTGCGATGGCAACAATGGACATTATTAAACTTGCAGGTGGTGAGCCGGCAAACTTTCTTGATGTTGGCGGAAGTGCTAATAAGGAAACGGTATCAAATGGATTTAAAATCATTCTTTCAGACCCAAATGTAAAAGCAATCCTCATTAATATATTTGGCGGAATTGTGCGGTGCGATCGTGTAGCCCAGGGTGTAATTGATGCGGTAAAAGAAGTTCAGATTACCATGCCAATCGTTGTTCGGCTTGAAGGTACCAATGCAATAGAAGCCCGCGAATTGCTGGCTACTTCGGGGTTAAACTTTGAAGTTGCAAAAAGTCTTAAAGATGCAGCAGAAAAGGTTACCGCAGTGCTGAATTAG
- a CDS encoding PQQ-binding-like beta-propeller repeat protein yields the protein MKKLFLLLITFLFSLIGCKDEGTKPQELPPGYQQDIPWPSLADSPWPMNHHDPQSTGRGDQVGALSGVIEWTLDSLDLHSGSAVGIDSTIYISDTRFLRAISFNGKIKWKLELGHQTLTTPVISNDGTIYIIYPPYVYGIEPTGKIKWKFAADNTIDNDGLNIGKDGTLYFIDSGNKLYALGKDGNLKWSLIDYRFVSGTPTSISPDGGTLYVSGTNTGIIAIDLFTKMVKWSFGEMNTGGAAPLIDNDGNIYLTTSDINTISGNPAFFSINTSGKIRWFIQHNQFYKFSGEPMLPSHPEPTMDHKGNIYFGSDTLYSIDYTGKIRWKKNLMASSALALICDKDNYIYFAKDYAHHGNFDLNKINSDGDIIWSMKNIIGESSSSSPAIINNKIIIPTHDKYIHSIK from the coding sequence ATGAAAAAGTTATTTCTTTTACTTATTACTTTTCTCTTCTCACTTATTGGTTGTAAAGACGAAGGAACTAAACCGCAGGAGTTACCGCCAGGATACCAGCAGGATATTCCCTGGCCCAGCCTTGCAGATTCTCCCTGGCCAATGAACCATCACGATCCTCAATCGACAGGAAGAGGCGATCAAGTGGGCGCATTGTCAGGAGTTATCGAGTGGACCCTAGACAGCTTGGATTTACACAGTGGGAGCGCAGTTGGAATCGATTCCACTATTTATATTTCCGATACTCGTTTTCTAAGAGCAATTAGTTTCAATGGTAAAATCAAATGGAAATTAGAATTGGGACATCAAACGTTAACAACACCCGTTATATCAAACGATGGAACAATTTATATTATCTACCCACCTTATGTTTATGGCATCGAACCAACAGGTAAAATTAAATGGAAGTTTGCGGCAGATAATACTATCGATAATGACGGATTAAATATTGGGAAAGATGGGACATTATATTTTATAGATTCTGGTAATAAATTATATGCTTTAGGAAAAGATGGTAATTTGAAATGGAGCTTAATTGATTATAGATTTGTTAGCGGAACTCCCACATCTATTTCACCTGATGGAGGAACGTTATATGTATCGGGAACAAATACTGGTATCATTGCAATTGATTTATTTACCAAAATGGTTAAATGGTCATTTGGTGAAATGAATACTGGAGGTGCTGCACCTTTGATAGATAATGATGGAAATATTTATTTAACGACTAGTGATATAAATACTATTTCTGGAAACCCGGCATTTTTTTCTATCAATACCTCAGGAAAAATCAGATGGTTTATTCAGCATAATCAATTTTATAAATTTAGTGGTGAGCCTATGTTACCATCACATCCAGAGCCAACGATGGATCATAAAGGTAACATTTATTTTGGCTCGGATACATTATACTCTATTGATTATACTGGAAAAATACGATGGAAGAAAAATCTTATGGCATCTTCTGCACTTGCATTAATATGCGATAAAGATAACTACATTTATTTTGCTAAAGATTATGCCCACCACGGTAATTTTGATTTAAATAAAATTAATAGTGATGGTGATATTATTTGGTCAATGAAAAACATTATAGGTGAATCTTCTAGTTCATCACCTGCGATAATAAATAATAAGATAATTATCCCGACACACGATAAATACATTCATTCAATAAAATAA
- the pruA gene encoding L-glutamate gamma-semialdehyde dehydrogenase, whose translation MKLTPFKNEPICNFGDPKIYKKQIDALKLVQKKLGKTYEIVIGGKKIITEQTLTSFNPSNKDEVVANFYKGTKELADFAVKEAAKKFEQWKYVPAEKRVEILMKAAQIAKKRRFEINAWMIIEAGKNFIEADADTAEAIDFMEFYAREMLRYAAKQPITPIKGEKNELVYLPLGVGVVVPPWNFPFAILVGMSSAAIVTGNTIVLKPSSDTPMMGQLFFEIMKQAGLPGGVLNFMPGSGAEVGDTLVAHPLTRFISFTGSMEVGIHINKLAAEVQPGQKWLKRVVAEMGGKDSIIVDSEVKNLDNAVSGVVASAYGFQGQKCSACSRVIVDAKVYDKFIVKLKEEVDKIKVGPAKDNYPAGPVIGASAERTILKYIEIGKQEGKLLCGGEKVEGNGYYIKPTVIVDVDPMARISQEEIFGPVLAVIKVKNFDDALKIANNTNYGLTGAIYTKNRTKLERAKKEFFVGNLYLNRKCTGALVGGNPFGGFNMSGTDSKAGGRDYLLLFQQAKAISEKI comes from the coding sequence ATGAAATTGACACCATTCAAAAACGAACCAATCTGTAACTTTGGCGATCCCAAAATTTACAAGAAACAAATTGATGCACTTAAACTTGTCCAGAAAAAATTAGGCAAGACTTATGAAATCGTTATTGGCGGAAAGAAGATAATAACCGAGCAAACTCTTACTTCATTTAATCCTTCTAACAAAGATGAAGTTGTTGCTAATTTTTATAAAGGTACAAAAGAACTTGCTGATTTTGCTGTTAAAGAAGCCGCAAAGAAATTTGAACAATGGAAATATGTTCCAGCCGAAAAGAGAGTTGAAATTTTAATGAAGGCTGCGCAAATAGCTAAGAAAAGAAGATTTGAAATTAATGCCTGGATGATTATTGAAGCTGGCAAAAATTTTATTGAAGCTGATGCAGATACAGCAGAAGCAATCGACTTTATGGAATTTTACGCAAGAGAAATGCTCCGCTATGCCGCTAAACAACCAATCACTCCAATTAAAGGTGAAAAGAATGAATTGGTTTATTTACCGCTTGGAGTTGGCGTAGTTGTTCCTCCCTGGAATTTTCCATTTGCTATTTTAGTTGGAATGTCATCAGCCGCTATTGTTACAGGAAATACTATTGTTCTCAAACCATCAAGCGATACGCCGATGATGGGACAATTATTTTTTGAAATAATGAAACAAGCTGGATTACCTGGTGGAGTTCTTAACTTTATGCCAGGCTCTGGTGCTGAAGTTGGAGATACTTTGGTTGCTCATCCGCTTACACGTTTCATTTCCTTTACTGGTTCAATGGAAGTTGGAATTCATATAAATAAATTGGCAGCAGAAGTTCAGCCAGGACAAAAATGGTTGAAACGAGTTGTGGCTGAAATGGGTGGTAAGGACAGCATTATTGTTGATAGTGAAGTTAAGAATCTTGATAACGCAGTTAGCGGTGTTGTTGCTTCAGCATATGGTTTCCAAGGGCAAAAATGCTCAGCCTGTTCCAGAGTAATTGTTGATGCAAAAGTATATGATAAATTTATTGTAAAGCTGAAAGAAGAAGTTGATAAAATTAAAGTTGGTCCTGCTAAAGATAATTATCCTGCTGGTCCCGTGATTGGCGCCTCCGCTGAAAGAACAATTTTAAAGTACATTGAAATAGGTAAACAGGAAGGCAAACTTTTATGCGGTGGTGAAAAGGTTGAAGGAAACGGATACTACATTAAACCTACGGTTATTGTTGATGTTGATCCAATGGCAAGAATTTCCCAGGAAGAAATTTTCGGTCCTGTGCTTGCAGTAATTAAAGTAAAAAACTTTGATGACGCATTAAAAATTGCAAACAATACAAACTACGGTTTAACGGGAGCTATTTATACAAAGAACAGAACAAAATTAGAAAGAGCAAAGAAGGAATTCTTTGTTGGCAACTTATACTTAAACAGAAAATGTACAGGAGCATTGGTTGGCGGAAATCCATTTGGTGGATTTAATATGAGCGGAACCGACAGTAAAGCCGGCGGAAGAGATTATTTGCTTCTCTTCCAGCAGGCAAAAGCTATAAGCGAAAAAATATAA
- a CDS encoding ABC transporter permease subunit: MFQLISIELYKIFRKWRTYIGFIAIGVLVPLIHLSFYLAQQSGSNFAPRNITENFVFSGNILNGYFIGYIVLQSLFVHIPFLIVLVGGDLLAGEATSGTYRMLITRPVSRFQIVTSKFLAGIVTTILLLLWLAVTSLGLGVLFFGTGVLFVFKGQIIVLSQNDVLWRFFAAYGFGVLSMTVVVSLAFLFSSLVENAIGPIVATMAVLIVFMIISVIQVDIFTSIKPYLFTNYMAGWLSFFDDPIDKQALIKDSLVLGGHVLGFYLITLFIFLRKDILS, from the coding sequence ATGTTTCAATTGATATCTATCGAGCTATATAAAATTTTTAGAAAGTGGCGAACCTATATTGGATTTATTGCTATTGGTGTTCTTGTTCCTTTAATTCATCTTTCGTTTTATCTTGCACAGCAGAGCGGTTCAAATTTTGCTCCAAGAAACATAACAGAAAATTTTGTTTTTTCGGGCAACATTTTAAACGGATATTTTATTGGGTACATAGTTCTTCAAAGTTTGTTTGTTCATATTCCATTTTTAATTGTCTTAGTTGGTGGCGATCTGCTTGCCGGTGAAGCAACCAGCGGCACTTACCGAATGTTAATCACTCGTCCGGTTTCCAGGTTTCAGATTGTTACTTCAAAATTTCTGGCAGGAATAGTTACAACAATTTTATTACTTCTGTGGTTAGCTGTTACTAGTCTTGGACTTGGTGTTTTATTTTTTGGGACAGGCGTACTTTTCGTTTTTAAGGGACAGATAATCGTCCTTTCTCAGAATGATGTGCTGTGGCGCTTCTTTGCTGCATATGGCTTTGGTGTTTTAAGCATGACTGTGGTAGTTTCACTCGCATTTTTATTTTCCTCTTTAGTTGAAAATGCTATCGGTCCAATTGTGGCAACCATGGCGGTTCTGATTGTCTTTATGATTATTTCTGTAATTCAAGTTGATATTTTTACATCAATAAAACCATACCTGTTTACCAATTATATGGCTGGTTGGTTATCTTTTTTTGATGATCCAATTGATAAGCAAGCATTGATAAAAGATTCCCTGGTGTTAGGCGGACATGTTTTAGGATTTTATTTAATTACGTTATTCATATTTTTAAGAAAAGATATTTTGAGTTGA